The following coding sequences lie in one Allochromatium vinosum DSM 180 genomic window:
- a CDS encoding response regulator encodes MSDLNTRVSPASPAPALVLIAEDEAEIADILAAYLQRSGLRTRHAADGREVLAMHQALEPDLLLLDVQMPHLDGWKVLSEIRSRSDTPVIMLTALDQDIDKLMGLRLGADDYVVKPFNPAEVVARVQAVLRRTRPSTPAPIQRLRVGAIQIDLDSHEASICRADRPQRLDLTLTEFKLLACLMRAPKRVFSRAELLVDCLPEGDTQERTVDSHISKLRKKLEALGIQGVPSSVWGVGYRFGGDP; translated from the coding sequence ATGTCCGATCTCAATACGCGCGTCAGCCCCGCCTCCCCTGCCCCGGCACTGGTACTGATCGCCGAGGACGAAGCCGAGATCGCCGACATCCTCGCCGCCTACCTGCAACGCAGCGGGCTGCGTACCCGGCATGCCGCCGATGGCCGCGAAGTGCTGGCCATGCACCAGGCGCTCGAACCGGATCTACTGTTGCTCGACGTGCAGATGCCGCACCTCGATGGCTGGAAAGTGCTCAGCGAAATCCGCTCCCGCAGCGACACGCCGGTGATCATGCTCACCGCGCTCGATCAGGACATCGACAAGCTGATGGGACTGCGCCTGGGCGCCGACGACTACGTGGTCAAACCCTTCAACCCGGCCGAGGTGGTGGCGCGGGTTCAAGCGGTGCTGCGGCGCACCCGGCCGAGCACGCCCGCCCCCATACAGAGGCTGCGCGTCGGTGCGATCCAGATCGATCTGGACAGCCACGAAGCCAGCATTTGCCGCGCTGACCGGCCGCAGCGGCTCGATCTGACCCTGACGGAATTCAAACTGCTCGCCTGTCTGATGCGTGCGCCCAAACGGGTGTTCAGCCGCGCGGAATTGCTGGTCGACTGTCTGCCCGAAGGCGATACCCAGGAGCGCACCGTCGACAGCCACATCAGCAAGCTGCGCAAGAAACTCGAAGCCCTGGGCATCCAGGGCGTACCGAGCAGCGTCTGGGGCGTGGGCTATCGCTTCGGCGGCGATCCATGA
- a CDS encoding efflux RND transporter periplasmic adaptor subunit: protein MGGLEDDGAESYRALHTFSTKPRIIRNGRTPDYSLDPLPVDIGSPGAAFSEEWVMGSKQRHLSILLAGLAVLGVAGCDSAQQSEEAPAPVQVSVMTLKAHELSVSEDLPGRVAAVRSAEIRAQIGGIVQRRLFEQGAEIKAGAVLFQINPAPFEAEVDSAAAALQRAEVVLARARVQVERLKPLMHTEAVSRQVYDDAVSQRDQAAADVAQAKATLARRRLDLQFASVEAPIAGRIDQALVSEGALVSPTDATPMARIQQIDQVYVDVRQSASALEALREQAGSATPELTAEILGSDGKPLGMQGRILFSGIEVDAGTGDVLLRVLVDNPQRRLLPGLYVQARIPRAHYAEALSVPQQAVTRTAGQARVWVLDAQGRAQPVAIELGELVARRYRVVSGLSAGQQVVIEGIERLSPDAQVAARPWQPAAAREQLSAVAR, encoded by the coding sequence ATGGGCGGTCTCGAAGACGATGGCGCTGAATCTTATCGCGCCCTCCATACTTTCTCCACAAAGCCTCGAATCATTCGCAATGGCCGCACGCCAGACTACAGCCTCGATCCGCTCCCGGTCGACATCGGGTCGCCAGGAGCAGCCTTCAGCGAGGAGTGGGTTATGGGCAGCAAACAGCGGCATCTGAGCATTCTGCTCGCAGGACTTGCCGTGTTGGGTGTGGCCGGTTGCGATTCGGCGCAGCAGAGTGAAGAAGCGCCCGCGCCGGTTCAGGTGTCGGTGATGACACTCAAGGCGCACGAACTGTCGGTCAGCGAGGATCTGCCCGGTCGCGTGGCCGCCGTGCGCAGCGCCGAGATCCGCGCGCAGATCGGCGGTATCGTGCAGCGTCGTCTGTTCGAGCAGGGCGCCGAAATCAAAGCCGGTGCCGTGCTGTTCCAGATCAATCCTGCACCGTTCGAGGCCGAGGTCGACAGTGCGGCGGCCGCCTTGCAGCGTGCCGAGGTGGTCCTGGCGCGGGCGCGCGTGCAGGTTGAGCGGCTCAAACCCTTGATGCATACCGAAGCCGTCAGCCGCCAGGTGTATGACGACGCTGTGTCACAGCGCGATCAGGCGGCCGCCGACGTGGCCCAGGCCAAGGCAACGCTGGCGCGGCGCAGGCTGGACTTGCAGTTCGCCAGCGTCGAGGCGCCGATCGCCGGGCGTATCGATCAGGCGCTGGTCAGCGAAGGTGCGCTGGTCTCGCCGACCGATGCCACGCCTATGGCGCGCATCCAGCAGATCGACCAGGTGTACGTTGATGTGCGCCAGTCCGCCTCGGCGCTGGAAGCGCTGCGTGAGCAGGCCGGCTCGGCGACGCCGGAACTCACCGCCGAGATCCTCGGCAGCGACGGCAAGCCCCTGGGCATGCAGGGACGCATCCTCTTCTCCGGCATCGAGGTGGATGCCGGTACCGGCGATGTGCTGCTGCGCGTGCTGGTCGACAACCCGCAGCGTCGCCTGCTGCCCGGCCTCTACGTGCAGGCGCGGATTCCCCGTGCGCATTACGCCGAGGCCCTGAGCGTGCCCCAGCAGGCGGTGACCCGCACGGCGGGCCAGGCCAGGGTGTGGGTGCTGGATGCGCAGGGCCGGGCGCAGCCGGTGGCCATCGAGCTCGGCGAGCTGGTGGCGCGCCGCTACCGCGTCGTGTCCGGGCTCAGCGCCGGGCAGCAGGTCGTGATCGAAGGCATCGAGCGTCTGAGTCCGGATGCGCAGGTCGCCGCGCGCCCCTGGCAGCCCGCTGCCGCCCGCGAACAGCTCAGCGCCGTCGCGCGCTGA
- a CDS encoding multidrug efflux RND transporter permease subunit — MPQFFINRPVFAWVIALFIVLAGVIAIPQLPIARYPSVAPPTVTLYATYPGATPQTLNDSVVSQIERELSGVKNLLYFESSVDTSGSAQITATFKPGTDAELAQVDVQNRIKAIEPRLPQAVRQNGLQVESAASGFLMMVGMTSPNGQFDEVALNDYFARNIVQELRRIDGVGRVQLFGAEQAMRIWVDPNKLTAYGLTMNELAQAIEQQNAPIAPGRIGDEPALPGQRLTVPLTVQGQLTTPEQFAAVVLRAGADGAKVVLGDVARVELGAQSYGFSNRENGVAATSAAIQLSPGANAVRTAAAVRARLAELAPSLPAGMAYSVPFDTAPFVKVSIEKVIYTLLEAMVLVFLVMYLFLQNLRYTLIPAIVAPIALLGTFAVMLLAGFSINSLTMFGMVLAIGIIVDDAIVVVENVERLMATQGLSPREATARAMREITGAIVGITLVLTAVFIPMAFGSGSVGVIYQQFTLSMAVSILFSAFLALSLTPALCATLLRPVSADLHEKRGVLGAFNRGFERFTAGYGTRVARLAGRSGRMMAVYVVICAVLVIAAAQLPSSFLPEEDQGYFMTSIQLPTGATSERTLDVVKAYEAHVASRPALDANLVVLGFSFSGSGPNAAMAFTMLNDWDQRDGATAAEEAELAQQAMADTVEGTVMSLMPPAIDELGTSSGFTLFLQDRANRGEAALLAAQAQLLELAAQSALVSDVYPDGLPPGESIHLEIDRQKVEAMGLSFTTVSSTLSAAMGSLYVNDFPNAGRMQQVILQADAPARMQLDDVLGLRVRNASGGMVSLREVVTPVWNESPQQMMRFQGFPAVRLAGGAAPGVSSGAAMAEMERLVAQLPSGFAVAWTGQSLQERQSAAQAPLLMLLSALVVFLVLAALYESWSIPLSVMLVVPLGLLGAVAAVMLRGMPNDLFFKVGMITIIGLSAKNAILIVEFARQLHAEGRTLIDAATTAARRRLRPILMTSLAFTLGVMPLMLATGASAETQQAIGTGVFGGMLSGTVLAVFFVPAFFVFVIGMQERFAAWRAQRGAVM, encoded by the coding sequence ATGCCGCAGTTTTTCATCAATCGCCCGGTGTTTGCTTGGGTGATCGCCCTGTTCATCGTGCTGGCCGGCGTCATCGCCATCCCGCAGCTGCCCATCGCTCGCTACCCCTCGGTGGCGCCGCCGACGGTGACCCTGTACGCCACCTATCCGGGGGCCACCCCGCAGACCCTCAACGACTCGGTGGTGAGCCAGATCGAGCGCGAACTGTCTGGGGTGAAGAACCTGCTGTACTTCGAGTCCTCGGTCGACACCTCGGGCAGCGCGCAGATCACCGCCACCTTCAAACCGGGCACCGACGCGGAACTGGCCCAGGTGGACGTGCAGAACCGCATCAAGGCGATCGAGCCGCGGTTGCCGCAAGCGGTGCGCCAGAACGGTTTGCAGGTGGAATCCGCCGCCTCCGGCTTCCTGATGATGGTCGGCATGACCTCGCCCAACGGGCAGTTCGACGAGGTTGCGCTGAACGACTACTTCGCGCGCAACATCGTCCAGGAGCTGCGTCGCATCGACGGCGTGGGGCGCGTGCAATTGTTCGGCGCCGAGCAGGCCATGCGCATCTGGGTCGACCCGAACAAGCTCACCGCCTATGGTCTGACCATGAACGAGCTGGCCCAGGCCATCGAGCAGCAGAACGCGCCGATCGCGCCCGGGCGGATCGGCGACGAACCGGCGCTGCCGGGCCAGCGCCTGACCGTACCGCTGACCGTGCAGGGGCAACTGACCACGCCGGAGCAGTTCGCGGCCGTCGTCCTGCGTGCCGGTGCCGATGGGGCGAAGGTGGTGCTTGGTGATGTGGCGCGGGTCGAGCTGGGCGCGCAGTCCTACGGCTTTTCCAACCGCGAGAACGGCGTGGCGGCGACCAGCGCCGCGATCCAGCTCTCGCCCGGCGCCAACGCGGTGCGCACCGCCGCCGCCGTGCGCGCGCGCCTGGCCGAGCTGGCGCCGAGCCTGCCGGCGGGCATGGCCTACTCGGTGCCGTTCGACACCGCGCCCTTCGTCAAGGTCTCTATCGAGAAGGTGATCTACACCCTGTTGGAGGCCATGGTGCTGGTGTTCCTGGTGATGTACCTGTTCCTGCAGAACCTGCGCTACACGCTGATCCCGGCCATCGTCGCGCCCATCGCGCTGCTCGGCACCTTCGCGGTGATGCTGCTGGCCGGCTTCTCGATCAACTCCCTGACCATGTTCGGCATGGTGCTGGCCATCGGCATCATCGTCGACGACGCTATCGTGGTGGTGGAAAACGTCGAGCGGCTGATGGCCACCCAGGGACTCTCCCCACGGGAGGCGACCGCGCGGGCGATGCGGGAAATCACCGGCGCGATCGTCGGTATCACCCTGGTGCTCACCGCCGTGTTCATCCCCATGGCCTTCGGCAGCGGCTCGGTGGGGGTGATCTACCAGCAGTTCACCCTGTCGATGGCGGTGTCGATCCTGTTCTCGGCCTTCCTCGCCCTGAGCCTGACGCCGGCGCTGTGCGCCACCCTGCTGCGTCCGGTCAGCGCTGACCTCCACGAGAAGCGCGGCGTCCTCGGTGCCTTCAACCGTGGCTTCGAGCGCTTCACGGCGGGATACGGCACGCGCGTGGCCCGCCTGGCCGGTCGCAGCGGGCGGATGATGGCGGTGTACGTGGTGATCTGCGCGGTGCTGGTCATCGCCGCCGCGCAGTTGCCGTCGTCCTTTCTGCCCGAGGAGGATCAGGGCTACTTCATGACCTCCATTCAGTTGCCCACCGGCGCCACCAGCGAGCGGACGCTGGACGTGGTCAAGGCCTATGAGGCGCATGTCGCCTCGCGTCCGGCGCTGGACGCCAATCTGGTGGTACTGGGCTTCAGCTTCTCCGGCTCCGGTCCCAACGCGGCCATGGCCTTCACCATGCTCAATGACTGGGATCAGCGTGATGGCGCCACCGCCGCCGAAGAAGCAGAGCTGGCGCAGCAGGCCATGGCCGACACCGTCGAGGGCACGGTGATGAGCCTGATGCCGCCGGCCATCGACGAGCTGGGCACCTCCTCCGGCTTCACCCTGTTCCTGCAGGATCGGGCCAATCGTGGCGAGGCCGCGCTACTGGCCGCGCAGGCGCAACTGCTGGAACTGGCCGCGCAGAGCGCGCTGGTCAGCGATGTCTACCCGGACGGCCTGCCGCCCGGCGAGAGCATCCACCTGGAGATCGACCGGCAGAAGGTCGAGGCCATGGGCCTCTCCTTCACCACCGTGAGCAGCACCCTGTCGGCGGCCATGGGCTCGCTGTACGTCAACGACTTCCCCAATGCCGGGCGCATGCAGCAGGTCATCCTGCAGGCCGACGCCCCGGCGCGCATGCAACTGGACGATGTGCTCGGCCTGCGCGTGCGCAATGCCAGCGGCGGCATGGTGTCGCTGCGCGAGGTGGTGACGCCGGTGTGGAACGAGTCGCCGCAGCAAATGATGCGCTTTCAGGGCTTCCCGGCCGTGCGGCTCGCCGGGGGCGCCGCGCCGGGCGTTTCCAGCGGCGCGGCGATGGCTGAGATGGAACGCCTAGTGGCGCAGTTGCCGTCAGGTTTCGCCGTGGCCTGGACCGGGCAGTCGCTGCAGGAGCGCCAGTCGGCGGCACAGGCTCCGCTGCTGATGCTGCTGTCGGCGCTGGTGGTGTTCCTGGTGCTGGCGGCGCTGTACGAGAGCTGGTCGATCCCGCTGTCGGTGATGCTGGTGGTGCCGCTGGGTCTGCTCGGCGCGGTGGCGGCGGTGATGCTGCGCGGTATGCCCAACGACCTGTTCTTCAAGGTGGGGATGATCACCATCATCGGCCTGTCGGCGAAGAACGCCATCCTCATCGTCGAGTTCGCCCGCCAGTTGCATGCCGAGGGGCGCACGCTGATCGACGCCGCAACGACCGCCGCGCGCCGGCGCCTGCGGCCGATCCTGATGACCTCGCTGGCCTTCACCCTTGGCGTGATGCCGTTGATGCTCGCCACCGGCGCCAGCGCGGAAACCCAGCAGGCCATCGGCACCGGAGTGTTCGGCGGCATGCTCAGCGGCACCGTGCTGGCGGTGTTCTTCGTGCCGGCGTTTTTCGTTTTCGTCATCGGTATGCAGGAGCGCTTCGCCGCCTGGCGTGCGCAACGTGGCGCCGTTATGTAA
- the ilvB gene encoding biosynthetic-type acetolactate synthase large subunit: protein MSLTDAQPDGAAPELSGAEIVIQALVDEGVELVFGYPGGSVLHIYDALFKQGSLKHILVRHEQAAAHAADGYARATGKCGVCLVTSGPGATNAVTGIATAYMDSIPMVVLTGQVPTPFIGSDAFQEVDTVGITRPCVKHNFLVKDVRDLALTIRKAFHIATTGRPGPVVIDIPKDVTDPNIKIPYVYPREIKLRSYNPVEKGHLGQIRKAVDLMLAAKRPVFYTGGGVVLGDGSAQLTELVKATGFPITSTLMGLGAFPMTDPQFLGMLGMHGTYEANMAMHETDVLIAIGARFDDRVTGKIEHFCPHAQIIHIDVDPSSISKNVKVDVPIVGQVASVLADMLRLYREQQPKSPVNALGDWWAKIGEWRALDCLKYPTSAEAIKPQFAVETLYKVTNGELYLASDVGQHQMFAAQFYPFDKPRRWINSGGLGTMGYGLPAAIGAQLAHPEAQVACISGDASILMCIQELATCQQYRLPIKVVLLNNGYMGMVRQWQELFYESRYSHSYVDALPDFVKLAESFGHVGMRVERPEHLEDAMREAFAMRDRFVFLDVIVDPTENVYPMIAAGKGHHEMQLSPSHSDRELA, encoded by the coding sequence GTGTCACTGACTGATGCACAACCGGACGGAGCCGCACCGGAACTGAGCGGGGCGGAGATCGTCATCCAGGCGCTGGTCGACGAAGGCGTCGAGCTGGTCTTCGGCTACCCCGGCGGCTCGGTGCTGCATATCTACGACGCCCTGTTCAAACAGGGCTCGCTCAAGCACATCCTGGTGCGTCACGAGCAGGCAGCGGCACACGCGGCCGACGGCTATGCGCGCGCCACCGGCAAGTGCGGCGTTTGCCTCGTCACCTCGGGTCCGGGCGCGACCAACGCCGTCACCGGCATCGCCACCGCCTACATGGACTCGATCCCGATGGTGGTGCTGACCGGCCAGGTGCCCACGCCCTTCATCGGCAGCGATGCCTTCCAGGAGGTCGACACGGTCGGCATTACCCGTCCGTGCGTCAAGCACAACTTCCTGGTCAAGGACGTGCGCGATCTGGCCCTGACCATCCGCAAGGCGTTCCATATCGCCACCACGGGCCGTCCGGGACCGGTTGTGATCGACATCCCCAAGGACGTCACCGATCCGAACATCAAGATCCCCTACGTCTATCCGCGCGAGATCAAGCTGCGCTCCTACAACCCGGTGGAGAAGGGGCATCTGGGCCAGATCCGCAAGGCCGTCGACCTGATGCTGGCGGCCAAGCGTCCGGTGTTCTATACCGGCGGCGGTGTGGTGCTCGGCGACGGCTCGGCGCAGCTGACTGAACTGGTGAAGGCGACCGGCTTCCCGATCACCAGCACCCTGATGGGTCTGGGCGCCTTCCCGATGACCGACCCGCAGTTCCTCGGCATGCTGGGGATGCACGGTACCTATGAAGCCAACATGGCGATGCACGAGACCGACGTGCTGATCGCCATCGGCGCACGTTTCGACGATCGCGTCACCGGCAAGATCGAGCATTTCTGCCCGCACGCCCAGATCATCCACATCGACGTCGATCCGTCCTCGATCTCCAAGAACGTCAAGGTCGACGTGCCGATCGTCGGTCAGGTGGCGAGCGTGCTCGCGGACATGCTCAGGCTCTACCGCGAGCAGCAGCCCAAGTCGCCCGTCAACGCGCTCGGCGACTGGTGGGCCAAGATCGGCGAATGGCGCGCGCTCGATTGCCTCAAATATCCGACCAGCGCCGAGGCCATCAAGCCGCAGTTCGCGGTCGAGACGCTCTACAAGGTCACGAACGGCGAGCTGTATCTGGCTTCCGACGTCGGCCAGCACCAGATGTTCGCCGCCCAGTTCTATCCGTTCGACAAGCCGCGGCGCTGGATCAACTCGGGCGGACTCGGCACCATGGGCTATGGTCTGCCGGCGGCGATCGGCGCCCAACTGGCCCATCCCGAGGCGCAGGTGGCCTGTATCTCGGGCGATGCCAGTATCCTGATGTGCATCCAGGAGCTGGCGACCTGCCAGCAATACCGGCTGCCGATCAAGGTGGTGCTGCTCAACAACGGCTACATGGGCATGGTGCGCCAGTGGCAGGAGCTGTTCTACGAGAGCCGCTACTCGCATTCCTATGTCGACGCGCTGCCCGATTTCGTCAAGCTCGCCGAGAGCTTCGGCCATGTCGGGATGCGGGTCGAACGGCCCGAGCACCTGGAAGACGCCATGCGCGAAGCCTTCGCCATGCGTGACCGCTTCGTCTTCCTCGACGTGATCGTCGACCCGACCGAGAACGTCTATCCCATGATCGCCGCCGGCAAGGGGCATCACGAGATGCAGCTCTCGCCGAGCCACTCCGACCGCGAACTGGCCTGA
- the ilvN gene encoding acetolactate synthase small subunit, with amino-acid sequence MRHIIAVLLENEAGALSRVAGLFSARGYNIESLTVAPTDDPTLSRMTLVTTGNDEIVEQIKKQLNKLIDTVKLVDLSEGDHIEREMMMVKVRAERPDREELKRLVDIFRAKIIDVTDVSYVIELTGASRKLDAFIDALPEGLIIEVVRSGPTGIARGAKGLTL; translated from the coding sequence ATGAGACACATCATCGCCGTGCTGCTGGAGAACGAGGCCGGAGCGCTCTCGCGCGTCGCCGGACTGTTCTCGGCCCGTGGCTACAATATCGAATCGCTCACGGTCGCCCCCACCGACGACCCCACGCTCTCGCGCATGACGCTGGTGACGACCGGCAACGACGAGATCGTCGAGCAGATCAAGAAGCAGTTGAACAAGCTCATCGACACCGTCAAGCTCGTCGACCTCTCCGAGGGCGATCACATCGAGCGCGAGATGATGATGGTCAAGGTGCGCGCCGAGCGTCCCGACCGCGAAGAACTCAAGCGGCTGGTGGACATCTTCCGCGCCAAGATCATCGACGTGACCGACGTGAGCTATGTCATCGAACTGACCGGCGCCTCGCGTAAACTCGACGCCTTCATCGATGCACTGCCCGAGGGACTGATCATCGAGGTCGTCCGCTCCGGTCCCACCGGCATCGCCCGTGGCGCCAAGGGCTTGACCCTCTAA
- the ilvC gene encoding ketol-acid reductoisomerase, which translates to MNVYYDKDADLSLIQGKKVTIVGYGSQGHAHANNLKDSGVSVTVALRPGSASAAKATNAGLTVKPIEEAVADADVVMILAPDEHQGALYREQIEPNIKQGAALAFAHGFNVHFGQITPREDLDVIMIAPKGPGHLVRSTYTQGGGVPSLIAVYQDASGQARDIAMAYASANGGGRAGIIETTFREECETDLFGEQVVLCGGLTSLIQAGFETLVEAGYAPEMAYFECLHEVKLIVDLIYEGGIANMRYSISNTAEYGDLTRGPRVITSETKAEMKRILTEIQTGQFAKEFMLENQAGAASMKAMRRLGAEHQIEEVGERLREMMPWIREKKLVDKTRN; encoded by the coding sequence ATCAACGTGTATTACGACAAAGACGCCGACCTTTCGCTGATCCAAGGGAAGAAAGTGACCATCGTCGGCTATGGCTCGCAGGGCCATGCCCACGCCAACAACCTCAAGGACTCCGGCGTCTCCGTCACCGTGGCGCTGCGTCCGGGTTCGGCTTCGGCGGCCAAGGCCACCAATGCCGGTCTGACCGTCAAGCCGATCGAAGAGGCGGTGGCCGACGCCGACGTGGTCATGATCCTGGCACCCGACGAGCATCAGGGCGCGCTCTATCGCGAGCAGATCGAGCCGAACATCAAGCAGGGCGCGGCGCTGGCCTTCGCTCACGGCTTCAACGTCCACTTCGGCCAGATCACCCCGCGTGAGGATCTGGATGTCATCATGATCGCCCCCAAGGGTCCGGGGCATCTGGTGCGCTCGACCTACACCCAGGGCGGCGGCGTGCCCTCGCTGATCGCGGTCTACCAGGACGCCAGCGGCCAGGCGCGCGACATCGCCATGGCCTATGCTTCGGCCAACGGCGGCGGTCGTGCCGGCATCATCGAGACCACCTTCCGCGAGGAGTGCGAGACCGACCTGTTCGGTGAGCAGGTGGTGCTGTGCGGCGGTCTGACCTCGCTGATCCAGGCCGGTTTCGAGACCCTGGTCGAGGCCGGTTACGCGCCCGAGATGGCCTACTTCGAGTGTCTGCACGAAGTGAAGCTGATCGTCGACCTCATCTACGAGGGCGGCATCGCCAACATGCGCTACTCGATCTCCAACACCGCCGAGTACGGCGACCTGACCCGTGGCCCGCGCGTCATCACCAGCGAGACCAAGGCTGAGATGAAGCGCATCCTGACCGAGATCCAGACCGGCCAGTTCGCCAAGGAGTTCATGCTGGAGAATCAGGCGGGCGCGGCTTCGATGAAGGCCATGCGTCGTCTCGGCGCCGAGCACCAGATCGAGGAAGTCGGCGAGCGTCTGCGCGAGATGATGCCCTGGATCCGCGAGAAGAAGCTGGTCGACAAGACCCGCAACTGA
- the ybgC gene encoding tol-pal system-associated acyl-CoA thioesterase: protein MSTQTHGASAGFDWPVRVYYEDTDAAGIVFYANYLRFMERGRTEWLRALGFEQDRLRAEQGVVFAVTAVDLKYLTPARFNDLLTVRSSLSHKGGASLAFEQDILRLADQAVCCRGSVKVVCLDAATMRPRRLPDRLAAAI, encoded by the coding sequence ATGTCGACACAGACTCATGGCGCTTCAGCCGGTTTCGACTGGCCGGTGCGCGTCTATTACGAAGACACGGATGCCGCTGGCATCGTCTTCTATGCCAACTATCTGCGCTTCATGGAGCGTGGCCGCACCGAATGGCTGCGCGCGCTCGGCTTCGAGCAGGACCGGCTGCGCGCGGAACAGGGCGTCGTCTTCGCGGTCACAGCGGTCGATCTCAAATATCTGACCCCGGCGCGTTTCAATGATCTGCTGACGGTGCGCTCCAGTCTCAGCCACAAGGGCGGCGCCAGTCTGGCCTTCGAGCAGGACATCCTGCGCCTCGCCGATCAGGCCGTCTGCTGTCGCGGGTCGGTCAAGGTAGTGTGCCTCGATGCGGCGACCATGCGTCCGCGCCGTCTGCCGGATCGGCTGGCAGCGGCGATCTGA
- the tolQ gene encoding protein TolQ, whose product MTSDLSLFALILDASLVVQLVLLVLVVASVISWTMILDRTRVLGRARKLADRFEERFWSGGDLGALYKELSQDEKGGQGLAVIFRAGFKEFVRLRKVEDTDMPSVLQGAERSMRVALSREMDRLETNLAFLATVGSTSPYIGLFGTVWGIMQSFHALGNVEQATLALVAPGISEALVATAIGLFAAIPAVIAYNRYSNQVERLNNRYEEFIEEFATLLQRQGRG is encoded by the coding sequence ATGACATCCGATCTGTCCCTCTTCGCTCTGATCCTCGATGCCAGCCTGGTGGTGCAACTGGTGCTGCTGGTGCTGGTGGTCGCCTCGGTCATCTCCTGGACCATGATTCTGGACCGCACCCGTGTCCTCGGGCGTGCGCGCAAGCTGGCCGATCGCTTCGAGGAGCGCTTCTGGTCCGGCGGCGATCTGGGGGCGCTCTACAAGGAGCTGAGTCAGGACGAGAAGGGCGGTCAGGGGCTGGCGGTGATCTTTCGCGCCGGCTTCAAGGAGTTCGTGCGGCTGCGCAAGGTCGAGGACACCGACATGCCGTCCGTGCTGCAAGGGGCCGAGCGCTCGATGCGTGTGGCCCTGAGCCGCGAGATGGATCGTCTCGAAACCAATCTGGCCTTCCTGGCCACCGTCGGCTCGACCAGTCCCTATATCGGGCTGTTCGGCACCGTCTGGGGCATCATGCAGTCCTTCCATGCGCTCGGTAACGTCGAGCAGGCGACCCTGGCCCTGGTCGCGCCCGGTATCTCGGAGGCGCTGGTCGCCACCGCCATCGGACTCTTCGCCGCCATTCCGGCCGTCATCGCCTACAACCGCTACTCCAATCAGGTCGAGCGGCTCAACAACCGCTACGAAGAGTTCATCGAGGAATTCGCGACCCTGCTCCAGCGCCAGGGGCGCGGCTGA
- the tolR gene encoding protein TolR, whose translation MVKHSRRRTRRRLMAEINVVPYIDVMLVLLVIFMVTAPLITSGVKISLPQVKTGAITGPATESVVITVDQFGDYYIDIGAEKNQPASDQILYDRLRVVLEYQPDTPILVRGDNSVDYGRVVRAMAIAQKAGAPEVGLITVPPERREP comes from the coding sequence ATGGTCAAGCACAGCCGCCGCCGCACCCGCCGTCGTCTCATGGCCGAGATCAACGTCGTGCCCTACATCGACGTGATGCTGGTACTGCTGGTCATCTTCATGGTGACGGCGCCGCTCATCACCAGCGGGGTCAAGATCAGTCTGCCCCAGGTCAAGACCGGCGCCATCACCGGGCCGGCCACCGAGTCGGTCGTCATCACGGTCGATCAGTTCGGGGACTATTACATCGACATCGGTGCCGAGAAGAATCAGCCGGCGAGCGACCAGATCCTCTATGACCGGCTGCGGGTGGTGCTCGAATACCAACCTGATACGCCGATCCTGGTGCGCGGCGACAACAGCGTCGACTATGGCCGCGTGGTGCGTGCCATGGCCATCGCCCAGAAGGCGGGCGCGCCCGAGGTCGGACTGATCACCGTGCCGCCGGAGCGCCGCGAGCCCTGA